CAACTCTACCAATAAAACCAGAGGGCAGTCCTAACTTAGCAATACCAATAGCTACATTTGCAGGAGCACCTCCAGCACAGGCTCGGTAGTTCATTTCACCAAATGGTAATAAATCAATAACAGCATCACCAAGAGACCATACTTTTGTATTATTCATTTTGTCACTCATATTATTAATAGGTTAAATTTGTGTGTCATTACTATCTCAGCATACTCAAATTAATTCATTAAGCATTGATTAGCTGATGTGTTGATAATCAATATTAACTATAAACTAAATCATTTATAAAAAAAATCATTGTTAACGTTAAAAATATGTGACTATCATCACATATTTTAACGTTTATTTCACTATAAGTTAACGTTAACAAAAAAATTAATGTAGTATATAATCGTATTAACCTAACTCATGATAAAAGAAGGGAATGTTATGACAAATGCAATTGATAAAGCTAACCAAGCTATAAAAAAATTAGAAAAAGAAATGAATAAGCAATATTATCCTCATTTCCATTTATCACCTCAAGCTGGTTGGATGAATGATCCAAATGGCTTAGTCTATTATAAAGGACAATATCATGCTTTCTATCAACACCATCCTTATAATGAGAATTGGGGACCAATGCACTGGGGACATGCAGTAAGTGATGATCTTATTACATGGCGGAGATTACCAATTGCAATTGCGCCAGATCATGATTATGACAAGAGTGGGTGTTTTTCAGGTTCAGCTGTAGATAATAATGGCGAATTGAGCTTAATTTACACAGGCCATATATGGTTAAATGGTCAAGGTAATGATGAACATATCCGAGAAACTCAATGTCTTGCCACAAGTAAAGATGGTATTAATTTTAAAAAACATGGAACTATACTTACACCAAAAGAAGGGATTATGCATTTTCGTGATCCTAAAGTGTTTAAACAAAATGGTAAATGGTGGATGGTAGTTGGTCAGCGAGAAACCAATGATGTTGGTCAAGTGTTACTTTATCGTTCAACTGATTTAAAAGATTGGAAGTTTGAACAAGTTCTTATCAGTGATATCGATCCGAATGTTTATATGCTTGAATGTCCAGACTTTTTCCCATTAGGAGATAAATGGATATTAATGTTCTCACCACAAGGTATGCAAGCAAAAGGTTATCAATATCGAAATCGATTCCAATCTGGCTATATCGTTGGAGATTGGCAGCCAGGTAAGCCATTTTCAATAATCAAATCATTCCAAGAGATGGACTTTGGTCACGATTTTTATGCGCCACAATCATTCCTCGCAGCAGATGGTCGTCGTATTATGTTTGGTTGGATGGATATGTGGGAATCAAAAATGCCAAGTAAACATGATA
This Gilliamella sp. ESL0443 DNA region includes the following protein-coding sequences:
- a CDS encoding glycoside hydrolase family 32 protein; the protein is MTNAIDKANQAIKKLEKEMNKQYYPHFHLSPQAGWMNDPNGLVYYKGQYHAFYQHHPYNENWGPMHWGHAVSDDLITWRRLPIAIAPDHDYDKSGCFSGSAVDNNGELSLIYTGHIWLNGQGNDEHIRETQCLATSKDGINFKKHGTILTPKEGIMHFRDPKVFKQNGKWWMVVGQRETNDVGQVLLYRSTDLKDWKFEQVLISDIDPNVYMLECPDFFPLGDKWILMFSPQGMQAKGYQYRNRFQSGYIVGDWQPGKPFSIIKSFQEMDFGHDFYAPQSFLAADGRRIMFGWMDMWESKMPSKHDKWMGAFTLPRELILDRQNRVRNRPIKELVALREKPQSLTNIELNSELKNTKIESISCEINVEIDLVNSNAERFGLQLAATPDGKQATLLYIDRQANRIILDRSLSGIDLKGYRSVPLPKTKKLTLHIFVDASSVEVFINKDLYSLSSRIYPKLPAKRLINLFAENGQAKITKLDSWQLKSIYE